The proteins below are encoded in one region of Lactuca sativa cultivar Salinas chromosome 3, Lsat_Salinas_v11, whole genome shotgun sequence:
- the LOC111884416 gene encoding protein S-acyltransferase 11: MDFTDSAPLSSVSTPLHSGSIPKEEDQYVASISDVHEITCWGCGLRLILSPYTPVFKCGWCGAITNHNAHKQNDKHFWWRRLRDRCFVIILLLFMLFIIGSGVWAIYPVIFSVSYLCGVSHLTITGVLSLTTLSTYVLAAFRSPGAPPPIAWGSYPVVGRGGLDRYNFCHFCSKPKSPNVHHCRSCRMCVLDMDHHCPFIGNCVGAGNHRSFILFLISAVVSTFYVSIVSAYVAFKIWPPLRHIPTTVLTKSTVVTILTEYTFSFLISVEYLPIRGFVLIYLFFASVSVEIGLGVLLWQQLCYIYEGKTYLSQLSSNSNGNDEVEEKDCQNLVRFFGFPYPATRCMLSFWNSKKIHKK; the protein is encoded by the exons ATGGATTTTACGGATTCAGCTCCACTTTCCTCTGTCTCAACCCCTCTTCACTCTGGCTCCATTCCAAAAGAG GAGGATCAATATGTAGCATCCATAAGTGATGTACATGAAATAACCTGCTGGGGATGTGGATTGCGCCTCATTCTTTCACCTTATACACCTGTTTTCAAGTGTGGTTGGTGTGGAGCCATAACTAATCACAATGCACATAAACAAAATGATAAGCACTTTTGGTGGAGACGATTGAGAGACCGGTGTTTTGTCATTATTCTTCTGCTATTTATGCTCTTCATTATAG GTAGTGGTGTTTGGGCTATTTATCCTGTCATATTTTCAGTGAGTTATTTATGTGGTGTATCCCATTTGACAATAACGGGTGTCTTGTCTTTAACCACACTTTCAACTTATGTACTGGCGGCATTCCGGTCACCTGGTGCACCACCACCTATAGCCTGGGGCAGCTACCCTGTAGTGGGAAGAGGTGGACTTGATCGTTACAACTTTTGTCACTTTTGTTCAAAGCCAAAGTCACCTAATGTTCATCACTGTCGTTCCTGTAGAATGTGTGTTTTAGACATGGATCATCATTGCCCATTT ATTGGGAATTGTGTTGGTGCGGGAAATCACCGAAGCTTCATCCTGTTTCTAATCTCAGCAGTCGTGAGTACTTTCTATGTTTCCATTGTATCTGCATACGTGGCATTTAAAATCTGGCCACCATTAAGACACATTCCTACAACTGTTTTGACCAAGTCAACTGTTGTCACGATCCTCACAGAATACACCTTCTCTTTTCTCATATCAGTAGAGTATCTACCAATCAGAGGCTTTGTACTCATTTACCTGTTTTTTGCAAGTGTATCTGTGGAAATTGGTTTGGGTGTGCTTTTATGGCAGCAACTCTGTTACATATATGAAGGGAAGACGTATTTAAGTCAGTTAAGTTCAAATTCAAATGGAAATGATGAAGTTGAGGAAAAAGATTGTCAAAATCTTGTTAGGTTTTTCGGGTTCCCTTACCCTGCAACAAGATGTATGCTTAGTTTTTGGAATTCAAAGAAGATCCACAAgaagtga